One genomic region from Actinomycetota bacterium encodes:
- a CDS encoding CoA-transferase: MSDATRDEVCVVACAESWRGDGAVLASAFGVIPTLGVRLARATFEPNLLISDGEALLVANDLPIGSDAKTVEGWVPFRAVFDLVWAGRRHVMMGATQIDLHGNQNISALGDHARPKVQLIGVRGAPGNTINHATSYWIQNHSARTFVERVDVISGVGTNRGAADLRRVVTNLCVFDFETSDGAMRVRSLHPGVTIDEVLANTGFSPVVPDDLPETRAPTPEELSLIREVLDPGDLRKTEVKP, translated from the coding sequence GTGAGCGACGCCACTCGCGACGAAGTCTGCGTCGTAGCCTGCGCCGAGTCGTGGCGGGGCGATGGAGCCGTGCTCGCGAGCGCATTCGGCGTGATCCCCACGCTCGGCGTGCGGCTCGCTCGCGCGACCTTCGAGCCCAATCTGTTGATCTCCGACGGCGAAGCGCTCCTCGTCGCGAACGACCTTCCGATCGGCTCCGACGCGAAAACGGTCGAAGGCTGGGTGCCGTTCAGGGCCGTGTTCGATCTGGTGTGGGCCGGGCGGCGACACGTGATGATGGGCGCGACGCAGATCGATCTCCACGGCAACCAGAACATCTCGGCGCTCGGGGATCACGCCCGACCGAAGGTGCAGCTGATCGGCGTGCGAGGCGCGCCGGGAAACACGATCAATCACGCAACCTCGTACTGGATCCAGAATCACAGCGCCCGGACGTTCGTTGAGCGCGTGGACGTGATATCGGGCGTCGGAACCAACCGCGGCGCCGCCGACCTCCGCCGGGTCGTGACCAACCTGTGTGTCTTCGACTTCGAAACGTCGGACGGAGCGATGCGGGTTCGCTCGCTTCATCCCGGTGTGACGATCGACGAGGTGCTCGCGAACACCGGATTCTCGCCGGTCGTCCCCGACGACCTGCCGGAAACGCGGGCTCCCACCCCTGAGGAGCTGAGCCTGATCCGGGAGGTGCTCGACCCGGGCGACCTCCGCAAGACCGAGGTCAAGCCGTGA
- a CDS encoding CoA-transferase, which translates to MTAPDLRTTIDEAVAELRDGMTIGFGGWGSRRKPMAVIRAIARSPVKDLTIASYGGPDVGMLCAAGKVKRVVFGFVTLDSIPLDPHFRAARESGAVEATEMDEGMFYLSLLAASWRVPFLPTRAGLGSDVMRINPTLKTVRSPYGEEEVVALPPLRLDAAFVHLNRGDRRGNAQFLGPDLYFDDLFLSAAERRFVTCERLVETEDLLSEGSVHTLRINRTMVDGIVEVPLGAHFTSCEPDYPVPGRWLKEYAGAAADSDAWSAYRKRFVDVSDEDYRAVVDS; encoded by the coding sequence GTGACCGCACCGGACCTGCGCACCACGATCGACGAGGCCGTCGCCGAGCTGCGCGACGGGATGACGATCGGCTTCGGCGGCTGGGGCTCGCGCCGTAAGCCGATGGCGGTGATCCGCGCGATCGCGCGTTCCCCCGTAAAGGACCTAACCATCGCATCGTACGGCGGACCCGACGTCGGCATGCTGTGCGCCGCCGGGAAGGTGAAGCGCGTCGTGTTCGGCTTCGTGACGCTCGACAGCATCCCGCTCGACCCCCACTTCCGGGCCGCGCGCGAATCCGGCGCCGTCGAGGCGACCGAGATGGACGAGGGGATGTTCTACCTTTCGCTCCTCGCGGCGTCGTGGCGCGTGCCGTTCCTTCCCACGCGTGCCGGGCTCGGGTCCGACGTGATGCGGATCAACCCGACGCTGAAGACCGTGCGCTCTCCCTACGGCGAGGAGGAGGTCGTCGCCCTGCCGCCGCTGCGGCTCGATGCCGCGTTCGTCCACCTGAACCGCGGCGACCGGCGCGGCAACGCCCAGTTCCTCGGGCCCGATCTCTACTTCGACGACCTGTTCCTGAGCGCCGCGGAACGGCGGTTCGTCACGTGCGAGCGCCTGGTCGAGACCGAGGATCTGCTGAGCGAGGGATCGGTCCACACGCTGCGGATCAATCGCACGATGGTCGACGGCATCGTCGAGGTTCCTCTCGGCGCGCACTTCACCTCGTGCGAGCCGGACTACCCGGTGCCGGGCCGGTGGCTGAAGGAGTACGCGGGCGCGGCCGCCGACTCGGACGCCTGGAGCGCTTACCGAAAGCGATTCGTCGACGTGAGCGACGAGGATTACCGAGCCGTGGTGGACTCGTGA
- a CDS encoding enoyl-CoA hydratase family protein — protein sequence MTRSVADGLAEVVIDVPPVNALPVAGWFELADLVRSAGADPEVRVVIVRAEGRGFCAGVDIKELQADPQAIVGVNRGCYEAFAAVYECAVPVIAAVHGFCLGGGIGIAGNADIVIASSNATFGLPEVDRGALGAATHLARLVPQHRMRAMVYTGEEASADELHAYGSVYKVVAAGDLTKAARELAATIAEKSPTIIRRAKESLNGIDPVDVKRSYRFEQGFTFELNLSGVSDEARRAFIDKREARFDR from the coding sequence ATCACGCGTAGCGTCGCCGACGGTTTAGCCGAGGTCGTCATCGACGTTCCTCCCGTCAACGCGCTGCCGGTCGCCGGCTGGTTCGAGCTCGCCGACCTCGTGCGCTCGGCCGGCGCCGACCCGGAGGTCCGCGTGGTCATCGTCCGCGCCGAGGGGCGCGGCTTCTGCGCCGGGGTCGACATCAAGGAGCTTCAGGCCGACCCGCAAGCGATCGTCGGGGTGAACCGCGGTTGCTACGAGGCGTTCGCGGCCGTGTACGAGTGCGCGGTCCCGGTGATCGCGGCGGTCCACGGCTTCTGCCTCGGCGGCGGCATCGGGATCGCCGGCAACGCCGACATCGTCATCGCCTCGAGCAACGCGACGTTCGGGCTACCCGAGGTCGACCGCGGCGCGCTCGGCGCCGCGACCCATCTGGCGCGACTCGTGCCGCAGCACCGGATGCGCGCGATGGTCTACACGGGGGAGGAGGCGAGCGCCGACGAGCTGCATGCGTACGGCTCGGTCTACAAGGTCGTCGCGGCGGGAGATCTGACGAAGGCGGCGCGCGAGCTGGCCGCGACGATCGCGGAGAAGTCTCCGACGATCATCCGCCGAGCGAAGGAGTCGCTCAACGGCATCGACCCCGTCGACGTGAAGCGCTCCTACCGGTTCGAGCAAGGCTTCACCTTCGAGCTGAACCTCTCCGGCGTCTCCGACGAGGCGCGCCGGGCGTTCATCGACAAGCGCGAGGCGCGGTTCGACCGGTGA
- a CDS encoding PaaI family thioesterase yields the protein MYRPGIVAIIEMDIAPWQEPVRGGYPDPRSFGLTGREIGRLAAQGRGVRPPVSRLMGLMWTEADDAHTAFTLPGADWFLSSQEHVSAGPLMVLADAAFGTSLMIDLPSATPFTTWELSMSFLKPCPAGGTIRATGYPLHDGRPLAITQVWIEDGNGERVAHGTSANMVLARLEGFEHPGELPDIEEPVEATPDPWERPVMGETIPWDLWRTMPGLEILGRQIKGELPQPPIHYLTGMTLRDAEEGRVTFTMPATGWLTSPNRTVQGGAIAMLAHAALTTAVTTTLEAGAAYRPIDVKVNFLRPGIADGRDLTAHGSVIHRGRTLAVGLADVVNADGKKVATATGSVIVLPERPEG from the coding sequence GTGTATCGCCCTGGTATCGTCGCCATCATCGAGATGGACATCGCTCCCTGGCAAGAGCCTGTTCGCGGCGGGTATCCCGACCCGCGGAGCTTCGGCCTGACCGGGCGCGAGATCGGCCGGCTCGCCGCCCAAGGCCGGGGCGTCCGGCCGCCCGTCTCCCGCCTGATGGGGTTGATGTGGACGGAGGCCGACGACGCTCACACCGCGTTCACCTTGCCGGGCGCCGACTGGTTCCTCTCCTCGCAGGAGCACGTCTCGGCCGGGCCGTTGATGGTGCTCGCCGACGCGGCGTTCGGCACCTCGCTGATGATCGACCTCCCTTCGGCCACCCCGTTCACGACGTGGGAGCTCTCGATGAGCTTCTTGAAGCCGTGTCCGGCCGGCGGCACGATAAGAGCCACGGGCTACCCGTTGCACGACGGGCGCCCGCTGGCGATCACACAGGTGTGGATCGAGGACGGTAACGGCGAGCGAGTGGCGCACGGGACGTCGGCCAACATGGTGCTGGCGCGGCTCGAAGGCTTCGAGCACCCCGGCGAGCTTCCCGACATCGAGGAGCCCGTCGAAGCCACGCCCGATCCGTGGGAGCGGCCGGTGATGGGCGAGACGATCCCGTGGGACCTCTGGCGAACGATGCCCGGCCTCGAGATCCTCGGGCGCCAGATCAAAGGCGAGCTTCCGCAACCGCCGATCCACTACCTCACCGGGATGACGCTGCGCGACGCCGAAGAGGGGCGCGTCACGTTCACGATGCCGGCGACCGGGTGGCTCACGAGCCCTAATCGGACCGTCCAGGGTGGAGCGATCGCGATGCTCGCCCACGCCGCGCTCACGACGGCCGTGACGACCACGCTCGAGGCCGGCGCCGCCTACCGGCCGATCGACGTCAAGGTGAACTTCCTGCGGCCGGGCATCGCGGACGGCCGCGATCTGACCGCACACGGGAGCGTGATCCACCGCGGGCGCACGCTGGCCGTCGGGCTGGCCGACGTGGTCAACGCCGACGGAAAGAAGGTCGCGACCGCCACCGGCTCGGTGATCGTCCTTCCCGAACGCCCAGAGGGCTGA
- a CDS encoding adenylate/guanylate cyclase domain-containing protein, whose amino-acid sequence MRDAEREEQLLRPYLPRLLINWLAESPQDLHRTVDGSVAFVDISGFTKLSERLARLGKVGSEELTDAIGTCFARLLGVAYGNGGGLIKFGGDALLLLFTGPDHPIRACRAAVGMRRALREIGAITSAAGRVTLRMSVGVHSGSFDFFLVGRSHRELIITGPAASETVSMESTAKAGEIVISHATAALIPAGLTGEPKGDGVLLRREPGGLSTLPVEHMVSVSAEQLVGCIPGPIREQVLAGIDEPEHKRATIAFLHFDGTDGLIDGRGRDAAAAALDELVVGVQDAADRHGVCFLGTDVDRDGGKIILTAGAPTASGNDEERMLLSLREIVGRPGALPVRVGVNRGEIFAGDIGPPYRRTYTVMGDAVNLAARLMAKAKPDEILTVPSVLERSRTRFETVALEPFLVKGKAKPVHAYAVGSAGKALGEAARSTAPLVGREREMEALREALASAREGSGRVVEIVGEPGIGKSRLIEELRNEATGMKVVPAACELYGSSTPYGALRAPLRALLVIGEHDDNGAAAARLTSLVASNAPELAPWLPLIAMPLDIDIPATQEVLDLDDEFRKARLEQATSALLGATVAGETLWILEDVHWMDEASAGLLTRITSGVAEHPWLICVTRRDVSEGFAARAGPHLVVVRPEPLDAAAAAALADAETEETPLPPHELASLAERSGGNPFFLKELIAAARAAGGIEGLPESVEALITARIDRLAPGDRSLLKRVSVLGPHFSRRIAEAVVPENVSLDDLSWRRLDEFIEADVSGFRFRHALIRDAAYEALPYRLRRRLHAAVGDALEAGAEDADHLADTLSLHFFHAGRYERAWRYSNIASERARSVFANVEAAEFQDRAIEAARRHGDIPPAEVASAYEILGDVRKRIGEFSKAAEAYRVAGRVTEHDALSRARLMLKQGRVRQAWGRFSEAVRWFGKANRLLEPLAGEEAASRRAQVAVAYASVRKDQRRSGEVVRWSIAAIGHAELGGDKAALANAYSLLEAALVNLGEWEKAVYADRALALYEELGDLWGQGVVFNNLGARAYYEGRWDEAVRFYERGRDAWERIGDTINAATGTANTGEILSDQGKLDEAEQHLRKAVRVWQAAGDRASVAFGLSALGRLLSRRGSFADALETLEEARSTAEVAGATADAIEAEVRRGEGLLLSGDPGRALEVLNAVDDRIAGEADAEQVAATVFRLRGTALAWLGDLPAAQEALAKSLDLAHARKAEFDVALALRARAQVFGDEGDLEASAEILDRLGVVFVRDPPIEGSEAATVP is encoded by the coding sequence ATGCGCGACGCGGAACGGGAAGAACAGCTTCTGCGTCCGTACCTGCCCAGGCTCCTGATCAACTGGCTCGCGGAAAGCCCGCAGGATCTTCACCGAACGGTCGACGGTTCCGTCGCCTTCGTCGATATCTCCGGCTTCACGAAGCTGTCCGAACGCCTGGCCCGCCTCGGCAAGGTCGGATCCGAAGAGCTCACCGACGCGATCGGCACATGCTTCGCAAGGCTGCTCGGCGTCGCCTACGGGAACGGCGGCGGCCTGATCAAGTTCGGCGGCGACGCTCTGCTCCTCCTGTTCACCGGGCCGGATCATCCGATCAGAGCCTGCCGCGCGGCCGTCGGCATGCGCCGGGCGCTCCGCGAGATCGGAGCGATCACGTCGGCCGCGGGGCGCGTCACCCTGAGGATGTCGGTCGGCGTGCACAGCGGCTCCTTCGACTTCTTTCTCGTCGGCCGTTCGCACCGTGAGCTCATCATCACCGGGCCCGCCGCGAGCGAGACGGTTTCGATGGAGTCCACCGCGAAGGCGGGGGAGATCGTCATCAGCCACGCCACCGCTGCTCTGATCCCCGCCGGTCTGACGGGGGAGCCGAAGGGCGACGGCGTGCTTCTTCGCCGCGAGCCCGGCGGCCTGTCGACGCTTCCGGTCGAGCACATGGTGTCGGTCTCTGCCGAGCAGCTCGTGGGATGCATCCCGGGGCCCATCCGCGAGCAGGTCCTCGCCGGGATCGATGAGCCGGAGCACAAACGCGCGACGATCGCCTTTCTCCACTTCGACGGGACCGATGGGCTGATCGACGGGCGTGGGCGAGACGCGGCGGCAGCGGCGCTCGACGAGCTCGTGGTCGGTGTGCAGGACGCGGCGGACCGTCACGGCGTCTGCTTCCTCGGCACCGATGTCGACCGGGACGGCGGCAAGATCATCCTCACCGCAGGCGCCCCGACCGCGTCCGGCAACGACGAGGAGCGGATGCTTCTCTCCCTGCGCGAGATCGTGGGGCGGCCCGGCGCGCTGCCCGTGCGCGTGGGAGTGAATCGCGGTGAGATCTTCGCCGGCGACATCGGCCCGCCGTACCGGCGGACGTACACGGTCATGGGCGACGCGGTGAACCTCGCTGCCAGGCTGATGGCCAAGGCGAAGCCGGATGAGATCCTGACGGTGCCGTCGGTCCTGGAGCGATCCCGTACGCGCTTCGAAACGGTGGCGCTCGAGCCGTTCCTGGTGAAGGGAAAGGCGAAACCGGTCCACGCGTACGCGGTCGGGAGCGCCGGTAAAGCGCTTGGGGAGGCGGCTCGGTCGACGGCGCCGCTCGTCGGTCGCGAGCGCGAGATGGAGGCCCTGCGGGAGGCGCTCGCGTCGGCCCGGGAAGGGTCCGGCCGGGTCGTCGAGATCGTCGGGGAGCCCGGCATCGGCAAATCGCGGCTCATCGAGGAGCTGCGCAACGAAGCGACGGGGATGAAAGTGGTCCCGGCCGCCTGCGAGCTCTATGGATCCTCGACGCCGTACGGTGCCCTTCGAGCGCCGCTTCGCGCGCTGCTCGTCATCGGCGAGCACGACGACAACGGAGCGGCGGCCGCTCGGCTGACGAGCCTTGTCGCATCGAACGCTCCCGAGCTCGCCCCGTGGCTTCCGTTGATCGCGATGCCGCTCGACATCGACATCCCGGCGACCCAAGAGGTCCTCGATCTCGACGACGAGTTCAGGAAGGCGCGACTCGAGCAGGCGACGTCGGCCCTCCTCGGTGCGACCGTCGCCGGAGAGACCCTCTGGATCTTGGAAGACGTCCACTGGATGGACGAGGCGTCGGCCGGCCTGCTGACCCGAATCACCTCGGGCGTCGCCGAGCATCCGTGGCTGATCTGCGTCACCCGCCGTGATGTCTCGGAGGGGTTCGCCGCCCGAGCCGGACCGCATCTGGTCGTCGTCCGACCCGAGCCGCTGGACGCTGCAGCCGCGGCCGCCTTGGCCGACGCGGAAACCGAGGAGACGCCGCTGCCGCCGCACGAGCTGGCGTCGCTCGCCGAGCGCTCCGGAGGCAATCCCTTCTTCCTCAAAGAGCTGATCGCCGCCGCCCGAGCCGCCGGTGGGATCGAGGGGCTTCCGGAATCCGTCGAAGCGCTGATCACGGCCCGCATCGACCGGCTGGCGCCGGGCGACCGTTCGCTCCTGAAGCGCGTCTCGGTGCTCGGTCCGCACTTCAGCCGGCGGATCGCCGAAGCCGTCGTCCCCGAAAACGTCTCACTCGACGACCTGAGCTGGCGTCGCCTCGACGAGTTCATCGAGGCGGACGTCTCGGGCTTCCGGTTCCGTCACGCCCTCATCCGGGATGCTGCGTACGAGGCGTTGCCGTACCGTCTCCGCCGCCGGCTCCATGCCGCGGTCGGCGACGCGCTCGAGGCCGGCGCCGAGGACGCCGATCACTTGGCGGACACGCTTTCGCTCCACTTCTTCCACGCCGGTCGCTATGAGCGGGCCTGGCGGTATTCGAACATCGCCTCGGAACGCGCGCGCTCGGTCTTCGCGAACGTGGAAGCAGCGGAGTTCCAGGATCGAGCGATCGAGGCGGCGCGCCGTCACGGGGACATCCCGCCGGCGGAGGTCGCGTCGGCGTACGAGATCCTCGGAGACGTCCGCAAGCGGATCGGGGAGTTCTCGAAGGCCGCAGAGGCCTACCGGGTCGCGGGACGCGTCACGGAGCACGATGCGCTCTCTCGCGCGCGTTTGATGCTCAAGCAAGGCCGTGTCCGCCAGGCATGGGGCCGCTTCAGTGAAGCGGTCCGGTGGTTCGGGAAGGCCAACCGCCTCCTCGAGCCGCTGGCAGGGGAGGAGGCTGCGAGCCGGCGCGCGCAGGTCGCCGTCGCGTACGCCTCGGTCCGTAAAGATCAGCGACGCAGCGGCGAGGTAGTCCGGTGGTCGATCGCGGCCATCGGCCATGCGGAGCTGGGCGGCGACAAGGCGGCGCTCGCGAACGCGTATTCCCTCCTTGAGGCCGCATTGGTCAATCTCGGCGAGTGGGAGAAAGCGGTCTACGCCGACCGAGCCTTGGCGCTGTACGAGGAGCTCGGCGACCTATGGGGCCAGGGCGTCGTCTTCAACAACCTCGGCGCGCGCGCGTACTACGAGGGGCGTTGGGACGAGGCCGTCCGTTTCTACGAGCGCGGACGCGATGCGTGGGAGCGCATCGGCGACACGATCAACGCCGCCACCGGAACGGCCAACACCGGCGAGATCCTCTCGGATCAGGGAAAGCTCGACGAAGCCGAGCAGCATCTCCGCAAGGCCGTGCGCGTGTGGCAGGCCGCGGGTGACCGCGCGAGCGTTGCGTTCGGTTTGAGCGCGCTCGGCCGGCTGCTCAGCCGGCGGGGGTCCTTCGCGGACGCTCTGGAGACGCTCGAGGAAGCCCGGTCCACAGCCGAGGTGGCCGGCGCTACCGCCGACGCCATCGAGGCGGAGGTCCGCCGCGGCGAGGGTCTGCTGCTCTCGGGGGATCCCGGCCGCGCTCTCGAAGTGCTGAACGCGGTCGACGACCGGATCGCGGGCGAAGCCGACGCCGAGCAGGTCGCGGCGACGGTATTCAGGCTCCGCGGCACCGCGCTCGCGTGGCTCGGCGATCTTCCCGCCGCCCAGGAGGCGCTCGCGAAGAGCCTGGATCTGGCGCACGCGCGCAAGGCCGAGTTCGACGTCGCGCTGGCGCTCCGCGCCCGGGCGCAGGTGTTCGGCGACGAGGGCGACCTCGAGGCCAGCGCCGAGATCCTCGACCGGCTCGGCGTGGTGTTCGTCCGGGATCCCCCCATCGAGGGGTCCGAGGCGGCCACGGTTCCGTGA
- a CDS encoding NAD(P)-dependent oxidoreductase — protein MGRTVTTCMGRFTPAMVGLVQNILPEVEFVPAGEGASSDILLVMLDDRDAVTGIVEAITPEVRWVHVFNAGMDRFPLEAVGDRVLTGSRGAAAPAIAEWVLAVMLAFAKQLPASWVTEPPEYWGAAGLADLRNKTLGLIGLGEIGREVARRALAFDMNVLAVRRTGTPSPLTGVEVVTSLHDMLAVSDHVVATAPATPATKHLLDAGAFAAMKPGAHLVNIARGSLIDQDALLAALDAGTVAMASLDVVEPEPLPAGHALYTHPSVRVSPHISWSSPDTIQRTIEIFAENLRRYDAGEPLQGIIDVREGY, from the coding sequence ATGGGTCGCACGGTCACTACCTGCATGGGCCGCTTCACGCCGGCCATGGTCGGCCTGGTCCAGAACATCCTCCCCGAGGTCGAGTTCGTTCCGGCCGGCGAGGGCGCCTCGAGCGACATCCTCCTCGTCATGCTCGACGATCGGGACGCGGTGACCGGGATCGTCGAGGCCATCACGCCGGAGGTTCGTTGGGTGCACGTCTTCAACGCCGGCATGGACCGATTCCCGCTCGAGGCCGTCGGCGACCGGGTACTCACCGGCTCCCGGGGAGCCGCCGCGCCCGCGATCGCCGAGTGGGTTCTCGCGGTGATGCTCGCATTCGCGAAGCAGCTGCCGGCGTCGTGGGTGACTGAGCCGCCCGAGTACTGGGGCGCCGCCGGACTCGCCGATCTGCGGAACAAGACGCTCGGCCTCATCGGCCTCGGCGAGATCGGTCGCGAGGTCGCGCGCCGCGCGCTCGCGTTCGACATGAACGTGCTCGCGGTTCGCCGCACCGGCACCCCGTCTCCGCTGACGGGCGTCGAGGTCGTCACCTCGCTCCACGACATGCTCGCCGTCTCGGATCACGTGGTCGCGACGGCGCCGGCGACGCCCGCAACGAAGCATCTCCTCGACGCCGGAGCGTTCGCCGCTATGAAGCCCGGCGCGCATCTGGTGAACATCGCGCGGGGGTCTCTGATCGATCAGGACGCGCTGCTCGCGGCGCTCGATGCCGGAACGGTCGCGATGGCGTCGCTCGACGTGGTCGAGCCGGAGCCGCTGCCGGCCGGACACGCGCTTTACACGCACCCCAGCGTTCGGGTGAGCCCACACATCTCGTGGAGCTCGCCGGACACGATCCAGCGCACGATCGAGATCTTCGCCGAGAACCTGAGGCGCTACGACGCCGGCGAGCCACTGCAGGGGATCATCGACGTGAGAGAGGGCTACTGA
- a CDS encoding SRPBCC family protein, with the protein MPRLRAESLAFLDTAPKRWIFEGRVGAPPEKVFDAISADPGTWTWFPGFTTGRYVGEGPHGLGAIREIKVGPSIYRETVVAHDRPNRWAYRVDQTTVPLAKALVEEWTVEAAERGSTVRWTFAIDPRLMFRAIGPAASIVLGRVFRKAMANLDAELNVRASREPA; encoded by the coding sequence ATGCCCAGGCTGCGGGCGGAGTCGCTGGCATTCCTGGATACGGCTCCGAAGCGGTGGATCTTCGAGGGTCGCGTCGGCGCGCCGCCGGAGAAGGTTTTCGACGCGATCAGCGCCGATCCGGGGACGTGGACGTGGTTCCCCGGGTTCACCACCGGCCGCTACGTCGGCGAGGGACCGCACGGGTTGGGCGCCATCCGCGAGATCAAGGTCGGCCCGAGCATCTATCGCGAGACGGTCGTCGCGCACGACCGGCCGAACCGGTGGGCGTACCGGGTCGATCAGACCACCGTTCCGCTCGCCAAGGCGCTGGTCGAGGAATGGACCGTCGAAGCCGCCGAACGTGGGAGCACGGTGCGCTGGACCTTCGCGATCGACCCCCGCCTGATGTTCCGCGCGATCGGGCCCGCCGCCTCGATCGTGCTCGGCCGCGTGTTCCGGAAGGCGATGGCCAACCTCGACGCGGAGCTGAACGTACGCGCTAGCCGCGAGCCTGCTTGA
- a CDS encoding aminotransferase class I/II-fold pyridoxal phosphate-dependent enzyme — translation MADQPIARVLTESMQALAPVLWFFMESTMAKREGDPTICDLVYGNPHDMALPELVDTLQRWAVPQTKDWFAYKTNEQPARETAAATQSALVGTSFDPEDIFLTPGAFGALSVALRTVVDPGDEVLYLSPPWFFYESMIMVAAGRPVKVVLQPPTFELDVEAIKAAITPKTRAIIVNSPNNPSGRIYPASDLAALASVLSEASERNGRTIYMLSDESYRRILFDGNAFESPAKHYPSSLVIYTYGKTLLAPGQRIGYIALHPEIEHRDELRGGVFLSQVLGGFQFPNSVLQYAVPELEDLSVDIPQLQRRRDRLHDALSEMGYDINSPASTFYMLARSPLEDDVAFAEMLAEHDVFVLPGRIFELPGWFRISVTANDDMVERSLPGFEKALKQARG, via the coding sequence GTGGCGGATCAGCCGATCGCTCGTGTGCTCACGGAGTCCATGCAGGCGCTGGCTCCCGTTCTGTGGTTCTTCATGGAATCGACGATGGCCAAACGGGAAGGCGACCCGACGATCTGTGACCTCGTCTACGGGAACCCACACGACATGGCGCTCCCAGAGCTGGTCGACACCCTTCAGCGATGGGCGGTACCCCAGACCAAGGACTGGTTCGCGTACAAGACGAACGAGCAGCCGGCACGCGAGACGGCGGCCGCCACTCAGTCGGCGCTCGTGGGGACGTCGTTCGATCCGGAGGACATCTTCCTGACGCCGGGCGCGTTCGGCGCGCTGTCGGTGGCTTTGCGCACGGTCGTCGATCCCGGCGACGAGGTCCTGTACCTCAGCCCTCCCTGGTTCTTCTACGAGTCGATGATCATGGTCGCCGCGGGCCGTCCCGTGAAGGTCGTCCTGCAGCCGCCGACGTTCGAGCTCGACGTCGAGGCGATCAAAGCCGCGATCACCCCAAAGACCCGCGCGATCATCGTCAACTCGCCGAACAATCCGAGTGGCCGGATCTACCCGGCGTCCGACCTCGCGGCTCTCGCGAGCGTGCTGTCCGAGGCCTCGGAACGCAACGGCCGGACGATCTATATGCTTTCCGACGAGTCGTATCGTCGGATCCTGTTCGACGGCAACGCGTTCGAGAGCCCGGCGAAGCACTATCCATCCAGCCTCGTCATCTACACGTACGGAAAGACGCTGCTGGCACCCGGGCAGCGGATCGGATACATCGCGCTTCATCCCGAGATCGAGCACCGAGACGAGCTCCGCGGGGGAGTCTTTCTGTCCCAGGTGCTCGGCGGTTTCCAGTTCCCGAACAGCGTGCTTCAGTACGCGGTCCCCGAGCTCGAGGACCTGTCGGTCGACATCCCACAGCTGCAACGCAGACGCGACCGGCTCCACGACGCGCTGAGCGAGATGGGATACGACATCAACTCGCCCGCATCGACCTTCTACATGCTTGCGCGCTCGCCCTTGGAGGACGACGTCGCGTTCGCCGAGATGCTCGCCGAGCACGACGTCTTCGTGCTGCCGGGAAGGATCTTCGAGCTGCCGGGATGGTTCCGGATCTCGGTTACGGCCAACGACGACATGGTCGAGCGGTCCTTGCCGGGGTTCGAGAAGGCACTCAAGCAGGCTCGCGGCTAG
- a CDS encoding nuclear transport factor 2 family protein: MPGQRPSLEEVADRIAIDDLLDAYASALDSKDWDALRTLFTPDAVVDYTEEGGVRGTVEDAIVWFQKAMAPFTASQHFVTNRRVKVDGDEAKVDAYIFSPLGMPNDNPGGLTLVFAGGTYEDVLRRTPDGWRFAARTIHASWFHAGLQGGAAPPKTAG; this comes from the coding sequence ATGCCCGGCCAGCGCCCCAGCCTCGAGGAAGTCGCCGACCGCATCGCGATCGACGACCTTCTCGACGCCTACGCATCGGCATTAGATTCCAAGGACTGGGACGCCCTTCGCACGCTCTTCACGCCCGATGCCGTCGTCGACTACACCGAGGAGGGCGGGGTCCGCGGAACCGTCGAGGATGCGATCGTCTGGTTCCAGAAAGCGATGGCCCCGTTCACCGCGAGCCAGCACTTCGTCACGAACCGTCGCGTGAAGGTCGACGGCGACGAGGCGAAGGTCGACGCGTACATCTTCAGCCCGCTCGGCATGCCGAACGACAACCCCGGCGGCCTGACGCTCGTGTTCGCCGGCGGCACCTACGAGGACGTGCTCCGCCGCACGCCGGACGGGTGGCGGTTCGCCGCCCGCACGATCCACGCGTCGTGGTTCCATGCCGGCTTGCAGGGCGGGGCCGCGCCGCCGAAGACCGCGGGCTGA